A segment of the Populus nigra chromosome 12, ddPopNigr1.1, whole genome shotgun sequence genome:
CCAGTGATAAAGATCAAAAGCAACCAAAAACGCCATACTTGTGAGATTTTGTTCAATGCCTCATCTCTGTCACCAGCTCTGCCCAACAGCAAGAGAACATGGGACTAAATTCTACAAAAATTGTGATGATGATGACACTACAACTCTAGAAGACATCATGTACAGTAACTTCCCAAAACAAACAGCAAGCACAATCCATAACATGTTTAGGCATCATGTCTAATTGGCAGGACAGATGGACACTGGCATGCCCTGTTAAAAAATCACTATTCCAAACATGTAACCAAGAGGAAGTGCTAAACGCCTAGGATAAACTATCAATAGCTTCAATGGAGGATCCAAATGCTGTATAATGTGAAACAACAATGGAGTGGACATACAGGGATGGATTCTACTAAACGAGGAAATGCAACATGAATGCACCTTTAAATGAAGAGTGACATCAGAGAAATTGGAGGCAATGGAACAAAAGCAAAACTGTTTAGAATTCATCAAAGAAGTTATTCCTTAATCCATATATGTATTGAAAAATACATATGATTACACTGGGAAAAGGGATCATACTCGCACAAAACTGCATTTATATTATAATCAAGTGTAAAGGATCCACCAAATGGGATTATTCCACATCAGCCTTTGGGGCATCTTTTTCCTTCTCAGGAACAGAGGTGCTCCCACTCTCAGCTTCTTTTATCTGCCTCAAAATGTCATCTTTTTCCTCAAGAGCAGCTGCTATTCTTTCATTGATCTTCTCTAACTTCTGTTTCAGCTTGTCAATGCCCTTGCCCTTGCCCTTCTCactagattttcttttcttattactcttctcctctttctttttctccttacCTTCTTTTAACTTATCTTTctgcttcttctcttcttccacTGGTGACTCATCGTTTATTCCAATCTCCCTGGTGGTAACCCCAGCCTCGCACTTTGACAGAGTAGCTTCATCCTTACGTTCCTTCTGCATTTTCTCTTCCTTgtcctttttctctttcttcttcttcttctcttctttctcttcatctccatattttatttcatcGTCTGCTTCATCCTTGTGCTTCTTCTCTTTCATCTCCTtatctttgttctttttcttcttgttttcttctttcccttcatcttcatcatcttcttcctcctcaATTTCATCTTTGCCCTTCTTATCTTTCTTCTTATCTTTCTTCTTTGCCTTCAGTTCCCCCCCTTTAACTCCCTTGTCCTTTTCTGTTTCTTCCTCAGATTCTTCATCAACCTTCTTCTCTTTATCTTtgaccttcttttcttttcctttcttctcttttttttccttctcctcctcctcctctgccTCAGCACTCAAACCTCTGTCTTTGCACTCCTCAACCACTTTTTTTGTATCCTTTGAATCTTTATCCTtgcctttcttcttctcttttttatctttcttttttccctctttcttATCCTCCTGTTCATCCCCTGAAACCTCAtgatctttgtttttcttcttcttctcttctttatctttccctttctcttctttctccacTTTCTTATCCTTCTGGTTATCCCCTGAAACCTCATcgtctttcttcttcttgttgtcctctttttccttgtctttattattctttttctcttcctttttcttaGCTTCTCCGGCTTCTTTGTCCACCTCTGACTCTTCACATACGCTATCCTCACCctcctttcctttcttcttcttgtccTTCTCTTtcgttttcttctccttctcctcatcttcatccttcttcttcttatgtttctcctttttctctGATTTCTCCTCAACTTTCTCTTTATGCTTCTCCTTTTCTACTGATTTAGTCTTCGATTCAACTTCCACCACAGCCTTCTCTCCCTTCTCGTCATTTGGTTCTTTATCCTTGCTCTTGACTTTCAGATGGATTTCCTCCTTTACAACCTTTTCGTGCACTTCAGCAGCAGAA
Coding sequences within it:
- the LOC133669757 gene encoding uncharacterized protein LOC133669757, whose translation is MEDTSESVASAAEVHEKVVKEEIHLKVKSKDKEPNDEKGEKAVVEVESKTKSVEKEKHKEKVEEKSEKKEKHKKKKDEDEEKEKKTKEKDKKKKGKEGEDSVCEESEVDKEAGEAKKKEEKKNNKDKEKEDNKKKKDDEVSGDNQKDKKVEKEEKGKDKEEKKKKNKDHEVSGDEQEDKKEGKKKDKKEKKKGKDKDSKDTKKVVEECKDRGLSAEAEEEEEKEKKEKKGKEKKVKDKEKKVDEESEEETEKDKGVKGGELKAKKKDKKKDKKGKDEIEEEEDDEDEGKEENKKKKNKDKEMKEKKHKDEADDEIKYGDEEKEEKKKKKEKKDKEEKMQKERKDEATLSKCEAGVTTREIGINDESPVEEEKKQKDKLKEGKEKKKEEKSNKKRKSSEKGKGKGIDKLKQKLEKINERIAAALEEKDDILRQIKEAESGSTSVPEKEKDAPKADVE